The window taagacttttacctacgaaatatttcgtaggtaaatgatattatttcgtagtCAAAGAGGTTTACCTACGAAATAGTTTGTTGGTAAATCACCGTTGCCAAAGATTTGTTgacaatggtaagacttttacctatgaactttttcgtaggtaaaaagtgtGTTCAGACTTTTATCTACAAACATTTTCGTAGCAAAAAAACACCgctaagacttttacctacgacagtTTTCGTAGCTAATAGCTATTTACTcaaccttttacctacgaaaatttgcgTGGTAAAAGTCTCCTTTTTCCCCCCCAAATTCAGGCAAAATTTCctgttatacacctgttacaatatatttcattatattcacattcgcatttttccaaacaaacacaaactacatccatccttgACTTGAGGCATTCTGGTTTTCTACAAAACTAATTTGATATAATGCTAGTTGGGATGACAAcatcatcttttcttctttttttttgctttttctttttcaagagcaGAACTGAAGAAAACAAAGAGAAACAGAGGATTCTGGATATGTCGTTGGGACAACCTATCAATGCTTTCCTAGAGTAAAGCATCCATGTTCAACAACAACTCTTACGTATGTGTCGTTGAGTGCAAATATAAAATAAGCAACAATTTCTTTATGTTCAAGTTGAACATGAAAACTTAGTGAATGGAATCTAATCACATAAAAGCATCACAATGCTCCAATCATCAACAGAAGCATCAATTGAAACTATAAGCAAAACATAAACATCTTAGAAAACACAATAAGCAGCTGGATCCTATGACCTTAGGACATACCATCTCAGAGTTGAAGCCGAGAACCAGGAGACTTCATAGGTGCTCCATGTTGCTGTAAATGAACTGTAACTCAGACAGAAAAGTAAAATGTTGCACATAGCAACAGTGATGAATTctccaaataaaacataaaaacaagaAACTGTTGTATCAtgttttcatgtttggattaataTTTTCTGTTATATCAATTTTTAAGACTTAGTTGGACATTTAGAAAGCATTAAGACTCTTAATTTTTTAATACTCAAATTATTTCTTAATATCACGAAGTCAAGCCAGCTCCAGCCCCTCCCTCCATGCCAATAAAGCATAGGAGAAAACTCCTATATATTGTATATTCCACCAAATAGTTTTCTTCCCCCTTTTTTCCTGACTCCAAAAAAAAGAATTTCTAGCCATTTTCCTGACTTAACATTATGATATTAATGGTATGTGATGAAGAATTTAACCATCAAAAATGAAAAAGCAATCATAACTATTCATCAACATTCCCCAATAACAACAAGAACAACAACAACTACAAAAAATGTTAACAATTGTTTTGTGGAATTAATGGTCCTTTGCCATCCAAATAACACAAAAGCTCACATCATGACCAGCCATAGGTTGAGAACTCTGTTTTTGGTTGGCAGCCCGAGCATGGAAACATGAAATCCTcaatacatgggttataccctacTGACTTGAGCAATATTAAACACAACTTAAAAGTATAAAGAGAAGAACGGAAAATGAAATCcacactcttcttcttcactctatcAAAGAGAAAACGCAACAGGCAGGAATTCATTACAAATTACAGTTCATATACTTAAACTATGACATAACAAAAACTAAGAAAGGGACATACCTTAATATGTTGCTATTTTGAACTCCATTTGAGGGGATTCTATGAATCCAAGAACACGCGCGcgcgtgcgcgcacacacacacacacataaacaagcacacacacacacacacataaacaaacTAAAATCCAAAAATGATGTGCTACCATATATGCTAAAACAACTCAGAAATAGAACAAAAGTAATGGGCCATGATGCATTGGGGTGTGAAAACCGTCTTGGGTCAGTTCCATACAAGCAGTGTATGTGGTAATCCAGACTATTAATTTGATGGATCTCAGTGTGGGTTGAGTAAGCTTATACACTGGAAGTTCCTAATCTTTTGATTGACAACTACAAACAAAtggttaaataaaaaagaaagcaaaagcCATGGAAAAGCCGAAAAGCACAAAGTTGTCGTCAGGAACTTCCACATAGAATCAGAAATAAATCATACTAACGCGAATTAATTAATTTTGAGCTTGGATGGATAATTACATACCATTCTCATTTTATATGGCCATGAAACCATGGATTGACCACAAAATCCAAACGTCTTGGCGCTTCAATGAGTTATCTGTGAACAATGAAAATAACAGTAACTTCCTCAGAAAGGAACATATATATAGTCCATATAgaaaataatcatataaaaaggACAAACAAATAAAGACCATTGAAagtaaaactaaaaattttctCCATAGGTTGGAGGTTTCCTAGCCCCACACTTACCTTGCAAGTAGAACatgagctgtacacgagtcaagttagctcggtcagctcccTCGACTCGCCTCGGCTTGAAACTGGATTCGGACAGAGTTGAGtcggtttttggagctcgaaaaaaaattcaaactagATATCTCAATGACAATATATATGAAGAGAGGCCATGAAGCAAAATGAGAAGGTGGGGGCAAACTgcctaaattcaaactagaaatttcAACTAGTAAGTAAATGAAGTAGCTCAGAAATCAGTAACCCAATAAAGAAAGGATCAAAGAAAGGATATAGACCTTACGAGAGTGATCTACCCTCCCTgccattcaataaaaaataaaaacaaaaacatgtGATTCAAGCCATTCACCAAGAAAGTAATTAGTATTAAAGTAAATTCTAGTTTAACAGATACCTCAAGGATGTAGCAGGCCACCCACAACTCATCACTGGCAGAAATTCCGACAGAGCCAACCTGGAATTCCCAATGTTCCAACTACTAGAGTTATATATAGTATAGGATCATTAGATAACCTTTTTACATGTGTCGAATGCAATGAACATATATACATGTAACACTTGCCATAGATAAAATGAAGAAAGTAAATTCATAACCCTCCAGCTCAGTGACTGCCCATACATATTGTGGCCCATACATATCATAACCCCATGATTTAGGGTCTGCATTGTAAAGATGAGATGTCGCGTAGGAAGCTGGAAGCCTAAGCAGTCATGTTATCAAGTTATTATGATGCTCGAAGCAGTAATTTTCCttttctaaaagaaaataaacattagtttGGATTCAGTTTAGAGTTAGGTTAGCTTTATATGGACTGACTTTACAGCCATGACATCGGTTTTATGTCTAGTAGTATGAAATGACTTGGGGCCTTTAGTTTACCTGTATGTAGTAGCACCCGTCTGATGAAGAAACCACATTGAAGTGAAGCTGATGGCAAGGCCTAAAAGCCCAGTTGATGTCATCACGAACCCGAACATGGGCATCCTCAAAAGCAGCCTGCCAATTCACTTCACGGATACATGAGCCCAATAAGAAAATAATGGAAGCATCCAAATGCAGTTGTTGTAATATATTGAAGGTAATTGGGTCAAGCATTGTGCTCCTACTGTTTGGACTAccaacattgaggtcatgggttcaaagcTACAATACCCACGAAGGTTTGCATTGGCATCTATTCAAGGGTCAAAATATCATGGACTCAATCCTACCAACCATACCAACAAAGGGAAATTGAAAACTGTAACAGACCAAGCCCAACAgactcacatttcagattgctgAAACAGCTTATTGTCTGCACACACCATTTTTTATACCTTCAtagttttattatattattttttgttaCTAGAATACTCAAACTTGCTTGTGTTCTGTAATTTTCCAACACATATGAGCCCACAAACTATGCAGCTGAAACCACTAATGCATGCTCGTGATACAAAATCCACGTAAAATGCCCTGCATATCAAGCAAAACTTGAAGCACAAGAACACTTCATTATCTTACAAGGAGTTCTTATTAGACATAAGCATTTCACTCTGTTTTCAAGAGTGAAAGTTTCAGGCTACCTTATAAACTGTTTTAACTTTTACTAAGATAAACCCTATAGTGTACAGCACATATTGGGTGCATAGGAAAATACCACAATTAATAATCTCTCAAAAACCATGGAGATGCACAGAAACATATTTTGTATCAGTACAAACATTCAAAGAACTGGACATAAATTCAGATTGCACAGAAACCATGGAGATGCAGGGTGATCTAGGTTTATGAATTTGATCTACTTATGAAGTTTCTCCTAAATAACCATCAGTTTAGCACAGACAACTAGGGGGAAAAAAAACCTCGCAATAAGCAATTTGGGGAGTCTTGGAGTTATCCTTCATAAACAGCTAGATGTATTAGTTCTATAACTCGATGATTTTTAAAAGCCTAGTCAGGTAAAGTTTGCCAAACCTATATGTAATGAGAAGAAAGGAGGTTCAGCATCAATTTTTAAGATAATAAGAACCTTCCAATGTGAAGATGAATTAAGTGTGTAGGAACAAGTTCACAGGCAGCGGTCAACCAAATCATTCAGGTTTATGACCTGACAAACTTCTATGAGAAACGTAGGGTTGATCTGATTAAAGAGTGTTGAAGTACATTAAGCCATCACGCTTACAGAATAGGTAAAGTCCAAATATGGTGTTCCTTTTAAAATTAAAAGGGTTATATGGTCCTGGTGCAATGGGACATGTACAGCACCCTGACGCACCCAGTCTCACTACTTATAATACTTGACAATTGCCCAATTAAGCTAGCTATTCAAGTCAACTGAGAACATTGTTG of the Magnolia sinica isolate HGM2019 chromosome 7, MsV1, whole genome shotgun sequence genome contains:
- the LOC131251561 gene encoding uncharacterized protein LOC131251561 isoform X2, which codes for MLDPITFNILQQLHLDASIIFLLGSCIREVNWQAAFEDAHVRVRDDINWAFRPCHQLHFNVVSSSDGCYYIQNIGNSRLALSEFLPVMSCGWPATSLR
- the LOC131251561 gene encoding uncharacterized protein LOC131251561 isoform X3, translated to MLDPITFNILQQLHLDASIIFLLGSCIREVNWQAAFEDAHVRVRDDINWAFRPCHQLHFNVVSSSDGCYYIQVGSVGISASDELWVACYILEITH
- the LOC131251561 gene encoding uncharacterized protein LOC131251561 isoform X1, which codes for MLDPITFNILQQLHLDASIIFLLGSCIREVNWQAAFEDAHVRVRDDINWAFRPCHQLHFNVVSSSDGCYYIQNIGNSRLALSEFLPVMSCGWPATSLREGRSLS
- the LOC131251561 gene encoding uncharacterized protein LOC131251561 isoform X4, with product MLDPITFNILQQLHLDASIIFLLGSCIREVNWQAAFEDAHVRVRDDINWAFRPCHQLHFNVVSSSDGCYYIQVGSVGISASDELWVACYILEGG